The following nucleotide sequence is from Nitrospinota bacterium.
TAGTGAAATTTTATTCTTAACTTAAGACAATAGAACCATTTTTCAACGGTGGAGTATCTTCTCTCTTAGTGCTTTCAGTTTCATGGAGAGGAAAAATCGCTTGTCGCGCATAGCTACGAGGTAGAAAGGAACAACACAACCGCAGCGTGAACAGTCTGCCCCGGGACCTAACATACAAGGTTTCTTTGTGTTACCCAAGGCATCAAAGCAAAAGGCCGCTTTTGGATAAAGGCAGTTCTGAGTGATTGTATGACAAGTTTTTGATTTCATGAGTCGAAGGATATTTTCTGATAGTAGAAAAAAGTCAGGGTATTTCTTTTTTAGCTTGATTAGCCTATCAATCACCTTATCCCGTATTTCGAAATCCAGCCAGAGGTCATCCTCAATCCCCTGCATGGGCGTATAAAAATCAAAGATAATACCTCTAACATTGGTCTTGGACCACTCCTCTACTAGCTCCTCTAGGCAGTGATAATTCCTCTTTGTAATAACACAAGCCAAAGTAACTTTGAGATCTGACCGATCTACATTTTTCTTGATGAGTTTATAAATACCCTTTTGGCCTCTTAAATCTTCATGATATTCTTCTGTACCATCTATGGAGACATAAAAATTCACTTTGGGCCATTCAGGAAGATCTATAGTCCCATTCGTTGTTACTGTATTGGATCGAAAATACTCTTTGCCTATCTCTATAAGCTCTTTGCGAAGCAGCGGCTCACCACCAGTCCAGGTACACTGTAGAAAAGGAAATCCATTCCTTTTTAAGGCCTCAAATTTTTCTATCCATTGGTTGATGCTTAACTGGCCATCGGGCTCATTAGTATAATAGTAACAGTGCTTACAGCGCAAATTACATTGGTTCGTGGCATCAATGGCTCCTACACCTTGGGAAGGAAAACCCTTTAGCAAGACCTTTGTTGCCATATAGATTTTGTAAAATAGATCCATTGAATTTGTCATCTGATTTAACCTTTTAAAAAGAAAGGCACAGTTCGTGAATTATAAGGTATTTTATAAAAGTCTGATTTTAGTTCTGTTTCTCTTTTTAATTTTAAAGTAAATTTTTATATCAAAAAAGACAGTTTCAGTCAATAGTTTGTTGGCGTGTTGTTTTTATTTAAGAGAGATAGCACTTTATGAATTCTGATAGGTTAAATCATTTAGTTTTTTGATAATCAAAAGCTTTAGGGCTATATTCTGGTTCATTTTTCTGATTATATAAGATATAAGCAAACAAAAATTGACAGGTCTATTTTATCTACTAATATTTAAATATAACATTTGTATTCCAACAATATAAAGTATAAAGAGTATAAATTTAAGGTCAGAAATAATTGCTATTTTTAGAGGTATAAATAATGGCAGACTTAGATAAATCAAATATACTATTTCGAAGAATTGTTGCTTTTAGTGTATGTTTTCTGGGAATTTTTTTAGGAGGAATTGGAGGATTTCTCGAATATCTAGGAACAACGGAATATAACAATTTTTCTTTGCTTGGACAAAATTTTGAGTTCACAAATATAAGTTTTTCAGCTTTTTTTCTTAGTTCAACTAAGGAAGCGAACGCAATGACTGAAATAATAAAGAAATCGGGCACTAAGCTCAAAATACCACCTATAGACTCTTCTGTGACAACAAAAACAGAAACAGCAACGTTTGCTTTGGGGTGATTCTGGGGTCCTGATGCCCAGTTCGGGAGCATTAAAGGTGTTGTTAGAATCCGTGTTGGATATTCGGGGGGAACGGAGAAGAATCCTGCCTATTATAGACTAGGTAATCACAGTGAGACGATCCAGATTGACTATGATCCGACCAAGATCACATATGAAAAGCTTCTGGAAATTTTTTGGAAAAGCCACAATCCAAAACATACTTCTTGGTCACGACAATACATGACCGCAATTTTTTTTCACAACGAGGAGCAGAAAAGGTTAGCTCTGGAATCGAAAAATCGAGTGGCAGCCATGATAGAAGAGAAGATCTATACTAAAATTCTTCCCGCATCAGAATTTTATTTAGCCGAAGCATATCATCAGAAGTATTATTTACAGCAAAAAACTAATATTATGAAAGAATTTAAAGCGATGTATCCTAATGTTGATGGGTTTATAGCTTCCACAGCTGCGGCACGCATAAACGGCTACCTCGCTGGTTATGGGATATTCGAAGAGCTCAAGGGAGAATTGAACGGTTTTGGCCTATCACCAGAAGCAAATCAAGAGTTGCTGGATATCGTATCAAGATTACACCGCTAAAAGAAAAATGGATGTCTTTTTTTGTTTTACGTTTTTGTAGCTTTTGAGACTCAATGGCCATTACTTAGTTGCCGAAAAGTCTCCTTAGCTTTTTACCGACATCCTTGACGCCTTCTTTGACCCCTTCCGTGGTCTTCTCAATCATTCCTTCTTTCTTCTTCGACTTTTCTGTTTCAGAGGATTTGACTCCTTTTTTTGCTGCCTCTATGGCTGCAACGCATGGGTTTTCGTCTCCCGAGCTTTTACCGACAAGGGCTGCTGCAATACCAGCCGGACCAAACAAAGCTGATCCACCAACTGCTTTACCAAGAGCGATTGCAGCCTGCTCTGAATCAATAGCTAGAGAAGGCTCAGCTAATGTACCACCAAGCTTGAAAGGCTTTGCCAGCTCGGCAAGGCTCATTTTGAACTTGCCGACACCTTTGGCTTCAATACTTTCTTTGGGTATTGGCTTTAGCGAAATATCAAGCTTCTCAGTCTTCAGATTAACCTTTCCATTGCCGACCACTCCTATATATTTGGTGTCAAAGACCAGTGCAGTAGTATCTGCAATTCCGTCCTTGATATCAAAGCGGCAGACAAAACAGTTAATTTCAGTAAAATCCTCTTTCTTTTTGAGGGGATTGAGCATCCGAATGATGCTAGAGGAGATGTCGCCGCCAAGCAGGCTGATATACTTGTTGTAAATCCGACCTTTATTCATCATTACAACTACTTTGCCATTGAGGCCTCCCATCATCGTTGCGATTG
It contains:
- a CDS encoding radical SAM protein, with the protein product MTNSMDLFYKIYMATKVLLKGFPSQGVGAIDATNQCNLRCKHCYYYTNEPDGQLSINQWIEKFEALKRNGFPFLQCTWTGGEPLLRKELIEIGKEYFRSNTVTTNGTIDLPEWPKVNFYVSIDGTEEYHEDLRGQKGIYKLIKKNVDRSDLKVTLACVITKRNYHCLEELVEEWSKTNVRGIIFDFYTPMQGIEDDLWLDFEIRDKVIDRLIKLKKKYPDFFLLSENILRLMKSKTCHTITQNCLYPKAAFCFDALGNTKKPCMLGPGADCSRCGCVVPFYLVAMRDKRFFLSMKLKALREKILHR